The following is a genomic window from Verrucomicrobiia bacterium.
CTTTCGGCGGAGGGGGGGGCGGAAGGGGTCGGCCGTTCCACCACCCGGGCGGTGGTCTGGGCCTCGGTTTTGATTTTGGTTTCGGATTACTTGATTGCGACATTGTTGTTCTCGATTTAGAATGTCCCGGGAGCAGGGGCTCCCGGGCTACCCGGAGAAAAACAGGATTGATTGAAATCATCGATTTGCACAAAAGCTTCGGCAAAAAGGTTGTCCTGGACGGGGTGAATTTGACCCTCCGGGACGGGGAGACGGTGGTCATCATCGGCGGTTCCGGCACGGGAAAATCGGTGCTCCTGAAACATATCATCGGTCTTTTGGAGCCGGACAGCGGGCGGATTATCGTGGACGGCACCGATGTCGGCTCCGTGCGGGGAGAGGAGCTGTACCACCTGCGCAAAAAATTCGGAATGGTTTTCCAGAACGGGGCGCTTTTCGATTCCCTCACCGTCGCAGAAAATGTCGGCCTCCCCCTGCGTGAGCATACCAACCTCAAAGAGGAGGAGATTTTGGAAATCGTCCGGGAAAAACTTTCACTGGTCGGGCTTTCCGGGGTTGAAAATCAAAAACCGGCCGAGCTCTCCGGCGGGATGCGCAAGCGGGTGGCTTTGGCCCGGGCCTTGGTCGCCGAGCCGGAAGTGATGCTCTACGACGAGCCGACCACCGGTCTGGACCCGATTATGGCGGACGTCATCAACGAACTGATACTCGATTTGCGCAAGCGTCTCGGAAACACCGCCGTGGTTGTGACCCACGATATGGCCTCCGCCTTCAAAGTCGCCGACCGAATCTGCATGCTTTTCAAAGGAAAGATCATCTGGGACGGCTCCCCTGCGGAAACGCGCGAAAGCCGCGACCCCGTGGTCCAGCAATTTATCACCGGCACTTCCGTCGGGCCGATACAGGTGGTCTGATGCCGGCGCTCAAGACCAAAACCGCCTACGTCTGCCAGAGCTGCGGCACGGTAGAGCCCCGCTGGCTGGGGCGCTGCCCCTCCTGCGGCGGGTGGAATACTTTTGTTGAAGAACGGGTGGAGCGGAAAACCTCCAAGCCCGCGGCTTCCTTCGAGGAACCGGTTGCCTTGGAAACGGTCACCAACGGTGAAGCGGGGCGGATTCCAACCGGAATACCGGAGTTTGACCGGGTATTGGGAGGAGGCGCCGTGCACGGCTCGGCCATTTTGGTCGGCGGCGACCCGGGAATTGGAAAATCGACTTTGCTTTTGCAAGTCGCGGGGAAATTGGCGCGGCAGGGAGAAACCGTCTTGTATGTCTCCGGGGAAGAATCACTTCTGCAACTCAAATCCCGCGCCCAGCGGCTGGGGATTCATCAGCAGGGGATTTGGTTTTTGGCTGAAACACGGCTTGAAGTCATCCTGGAGCAGTTGAAGAAAATTAAGACCAAGGTCTTGATTTTCGACTCCATTCAAACCATCTCCTCCGGCCAGCTTTTTTCCCCGCCCGGCTCGGTCGGGCAATTGCGGGAGGTTACGCAGGCCCTGATTGAACGGGTCAAGGTCTCCGGGGAGATACTTTTTCTGGTTGGGCACGTCACCAAGGATGGTTTTTTGGCCGGGCCTAAGGTTTTGGAGCATATGGTGGATACCGTTTTGTACTTCGAAGGGGAAAAGAACCACTTCTATCGCATCCTTCGGGGGGTGAAAAACCGCTTTGGTTCGACGGCCGAAATCGGTATATTTCAAATGACCGAAAAAGGGTTGGCGGAGGTGGAAAACCCCTCCGGCTTTTTCTTGGGAGAACGGGCCGAGGCCGCCTCCGGGTCGGTCGTGGTGGCGGCCTTGGACGGCAACCGGCCGCTTCTTTTGGAAGTGCAGGCGTTGGTGGCCCCGACCCCTTGGGGTACGCCTCAGCGGGTAGTAGGCGGGTTTGACGCCCGGCGGCTTTCCTTGATTCTGGCGGTTTTGGAAAAGAGGCTGGGACTTTCCTTCGGGACGAAGGATGTTTTTGTCAACGTCGCCGGTGGAGTAAAAATTGAAGAGTCGGCCTGTGATTTGGGATTCGCCCTTGCTTTGGCCTCCAGCTTGGAGGATATCCCCTTCGACTCCAAATCGGTGGCGGTCGGAGAAGTCGGTTTGGGTGGGGAAATCCGGGGAATAAGCCAGGCCGAGGCCCGGGTTGCCGAAGCCCAGAAAATGGGTTTTGAGCGGATTTTAATCCCCCTGACCAACGCCAAGGGGCTGCGGAAATTCGAAATTGAAGTGGTGGGAGTTCGGAAGATGGAAGAGGCGTTGAAGAAAGGTTTGAAGTGAGTTTGGCAGTAGCCAGCGAAACAGGAAGTTTCGCGGTTGACGCAGTTGACAAAATAAGCGCCGCCCGCAGCGGGTTGATGAAAACTTCTCATGGCGTTTTCCAGACCCCGGCGTTTGCTCCGGTTGCCACGGCGGGGAGTGTTAAAACACTCCTGTTTGAGGAAGTCCGCTCGCTGGGCGCCGAAATCGTCCTTTCCAACACCTACCATCTTTATCTGAAACCGGGAGTGGAGGTTATCCGACTGGGGGGAGGATTGCACCGCTTCATTAACTGGGAAGGACCGATTTTGACCGATTCGGGCGGTTTTCAGGCCTACCGGCTCTCGGAGTTTTTCGACTATCAGGAGGAAGGGGTGGCCTTCCGCTCCCATTGGGACGGCTCGCCCCACTTCTTTTCACCGGAAAAGGTCTTGGAAATCCAGCATATTTTTGGTTCCGACCTGATAATGCCCCTTGATTTCTGCCCGCCTTATCCGGCGGATGAGGCGTTGGTCGCCCGTTCCGTCCGGATAACCACCGAGTGGGCCAGACGCTCCAAGGTCTGGTGGGATTCGCACGAGCGGATGTCCCACTGGGGACAAAAGCAGGCCCTTTTCGGAATCGTGCAGGGCTCCACCAGTCCGCTTTGGCGGAAGCGCTCGGCTTTGGAACTGGCGGAGCTGGAATTCGACGGGTATGCCTTGGGCGGACTTTCGCTGGGAGAATCGAAGGAGGAAACCTTTTCGATGGTTGGCGTAGCCGTTGAAAATCTGCCGGCCGACAGGGTGCGCTATCTGATGGGGATGGGAACGCCGGTCGATTTGCTTTTTGGAATTGGGCAGGGGATCGATCTTTTTGATTGCGCCCTGCCGACCCGCAACGCCCGCAACGGAACGGTTTACAATTGGAGTGGTAAACTCGTATTGAAAGGGGCCGGTTTCAAGGACGACTTTGGCCCCATCGACGAACGCTGCGGCTGTGCGGCCTGCCAAAACTACACCCGGGCTTACATCCGGCATCTTTTCAACGCCAAAGAGATTACCGGGATGCACTTGGCGACTTTGCACAACCTATGGTTTTATCAGGAACTTTTGGGGGCCGCTCGCGAAAAGATACGTGCGGGTGAGTTTGCGGCTTTCAGAAAACAGTTTATCGAACGGTACAGAGAGGAGGAAGCTTGATCGCTTCGGCTTTACTTTTAATGGGAGGAGCCCCCAGCCAGGGGGGGGGGAATTTCTTCATGCAAATTCTGCCCCTGCTTTTAATCATCCCGATTTTCTATCTTTTTCTAATCCGCCCCCAGCAGAAAAAGCAAAAGGAGCACCAGCGGATGCTGGCCGAGCTAAAGAAAGGGGACCGGGTGGTCACCTCCAGCGGCATTATCGGCTCCATCTGGGGGATTGACGAAAAGGAGAACAAAATCGTTTTGAAAGTGGGGGAGGAGACCAAAATCGAATTTCTGCGCTCCGCCATTGCCGGCAAGCTGGAGTCGTAGTGGTTTTGGAAATACGGAAATACGGCGACCCGGTTTTGCGCCAAAGGGCCGAGCCGGTGGCCGTGTTTGATGAAAAATTGGCCCGCCTGGCAGCGGATATGATGGCTACGATGGAGGCCGCCAACGGAGTCGGTCTGGCCGGGAACCAGGTGGGCGTCCTTAAACGAATCTTTGTGGCCGATACGGCCAGCTTTGAATTGACCGGAAAGAAACTCGCCGTCGTGAACCCGGAAATTGTCTTCCGCTCCTCCGAGGAAGTCATCGAGGAGGAGGGATGTTTGTCCATTCCGGGGGTGTATGCCGAGGTGCGGCGGCCGAAGAAAATAAAGCTGGCGGGCCAGAACCTGAAAGGGGAAAGAATGGAGTTGGATGCGGAGGATATGATTGCCCGGGTGTTTTGTCACGAAACGGACCACTTAAACGGGGTTTTGTTCATCGACCACCTTTCGGCCTTGGAACGGGACTTGCTGAAAGGAAAGCTTTCGGAGTTGAAGAAAAAAGCGGCGTTGTGAGGGTGGTTTTCATGGGGACGCCGGAATTTGCCCTTCCCTGTCTGGAAGCGCTTGTCCGCTCCAAACATAAACCGGTCGGCGTGGTAAGCGCGCCGCCGAAGCCGGCCGGAAGGGGACAGAAAGTCAAATCTTCACCGGTTGAAGTTCGCGCCCGCGAACTCGGCCTTGCCGTTCAAACACCGGAAAGGCTGAATGACACGGGCTTTTTGGGATGGCTCCGGGACCTGAATCCTGACGTGGCCGCCGTGGTCGCCTTCCGCTATCTGCCGCGGGAGGTTTTTGCTTTGCCGCGCAAAGGAAGCGTCAACCTGCACGCCTCCCTTTTGCCCAAATACCGCGGCGCCGCTCCCATCAACTGGGCCATCTACAACGGGGAGCGGAAGACCGGCGTCACCACCTTTCTTCTGGACGACCGGGTGGACACGGGCGCCATCTTGGCCCAGCGGGAATGCCCCATCGGCCCGGATGAAACGGCCGGGGAACTCGCGGAAAAACTTTCCCGACTGGGAGCGGAGCTTCTTTTGGAAACGCTGGACGGACTGGAAGCCGGAACCTTGATTCCCGTGCCCCAGACGGAAGCGGGCGTAACTCTGGCCCCCAAGCTGAAAAAAGAAGACGGATTTATCCTTTGGGAGCGTCCCGCTTTGCAGGTCCACAACCAAATCCGGGCCTTTTCCCCCGCCCCCGGTGCCTTTGGCAAGTTGGGGGGCGAAGTTATAAAAATTTATCGATCGAGAGTCCTTCCTTCAGATGCTAAAAATACCGCCAAACGCCCCGGGAGCTGGCTTTGCTTTGACGGCCGCACCGGGCTCGCGGTTTGCTGCGGCGAGGGGGGCGTGGAAATTTTGGAGCTCTCTTTGGAAGGAAGAAAAAAATTAACCGGGCCTGAGTTCGCCCGCGGCCAGAAGCGACTGGCCGACAAAACCTTTGAGTTGAAAATATGATAAAAAATCCATTGGCATGGTTCAAGCAGAAGGAATCGAAAAAACAGCCGCCAAAGCTCTCCAAGGAGATCGTCATCAACGCCTCCGAGTACGAAACCCGCATCGCCCTTCTCGAAGAGGGCCGGGTGATGGAACTGATGGTGGAGCGCGCCGACCGGGAGCGGATAGCCGGCAACATCTACAAAGCGAAAGTCAACTCCATCCTCCCGGGGATGCAGGCCGCTTTCCTGGACATCGGGCTGGAAAAATCCGCCTTTCTGCACGTTTCCGATTTGGCCTGGCACTACGGAGGGCAGAAGGATGAGGAGGTGGAGGAGTTCGAGGAGGACGCCCCCGCTCCGGAGCGCCATCGCTTCCGGGCCTCCATCGAGGAGATTCTGAAAAAGGGGGAGGAGGTTCTCATCCAGGTGGTCAAGGAGCAAATCGGCACCAAGGGCCCCCGGGTCACGACTGAACTTGCCCTGCCCGGCCGTTTTATCGTTCTGATCCCCGGCGGGCGCTCTGTGCGGGTTTCCAAGCGGATTTCAAACTGGGCGGAAAAAAGGCGTTTGAAGGAACTGGTCTTAAAACACCTTCCCGCCGGTTTCGGAGTCATCATCCGCACGGAAGGGGAGGGGAAGGAGGAAAAGGAGTTCGCCGCCGATTTGAAAAGCTTGCTGCACCTGTGGAAAAGGGTTTCCCGTTTGTCCCCCCGGGTCAAAGCGCCGGCGCTTTTGCACAAGGAAAGCGGCAGCACGGTCTCCGTCATCCGGGATTTGTTCACCTCCGACGTGGACCGGCTGGTCTGCGACAACAAGGATGAATACCGTCAAATTCTCCGCTACTTAAAGGAAGTGGCTCCGGATTTGCGTTCCAAAGTGGTGCTCTACACCGAGCCGGTGCCGATTTTCGACCTATACGGCATCGAGCCGGAAATCGACAAGATGCTGGAGCGGAAGGTCTGGCTCAAGCGGGGGGTGTACCTGGTCATCGACCAGACCGAGGCCTTGGTCACCGTGGACGTAAACACCGGCCGGTTCGTGGGCAAGGACAACCAGGAGCAGACCATTTTCCGCGCCAATATGGAAGCGGCCAAGGAGATTGCCCGCCAGATACGGCTACGCGACATCGGCGGGCTTATCATCGTGGATTTTATCGATATGCCCTCCCGCGAGCACCGCCGCCGGCTTTTTGACGAGTTCCGAAATGCGATGAAAAGCGACCGTTCCAAATACGCCATCAGCCCGATTTCCGAATTCGGGCTTATCGAAATGACCCGGGAACGGGTGCGCCCCAGCTTGATTTTCACCCTCTCCGATTCCTGTCCCACCTGCAGCGGCTTCGGGCGCATCTTGTCGCGGGAGACACTGGCCACCAAAATCGAGCGCTGGTTCCGCCGGGCCAAGGCCGGTTCCAACACCCGCTCGTTCAAGCTCATCATCCATCCCTTTTTGGCGGAGGCCGTGGCGGACGGCGCCGGCAACCGGATTTCCGGTTTGGCCAAAAGCTTGAAGCTGGATATCGACGTCATCCGCGACACCTTCACCCCGCCGGATCAGTTCCGGGTTCTGGAGGCGGACACCAAAAAGGAAGTAACCGAGATGTTTATGAAATAGAGGAGCGCCTCAATTTGGCGGATTTGCTAACAGGGGAACGCCGTGGTTAAGAAAACTGCTTTAAGTAATAACACTACATCTGTTGGCGACAAATCCCCGCTGCAGTTGCCGTCCGCATTTTGGAGCGGAGCAGGAAAAGAGTGTCCTGAAAAAACCGCGTTTATCTCCAGCACAACGTCTGTCGCCGTGAGCATTTCATCCAGGTTCAAATCCCCTTTCAGAAGCCGAACGAATTTTCCGGGGGCCCCGAAGAGAAGTTGAATAAACTCAATTTGGTTTGTATAGCGGCCATCCCGCCAAGCCACAAAAGCCTTACCCGCTTCATTGACCGCAAGACCTGGCCTGTCGCGCCAGCGATTGTTGGGGTCTGTAGTGTTGACGTTAATGTCAATGCTGGGAGCAAAACTTTGGCCGCTATCCAAACTGTAAGAAAAAAAGATTTTTTGCTTCCCAAAAGGACTGTCTTCTCGCATATAGGCCACATAAAAAATGTCGTTTGTAAAGGCCAAGGAGGGATCGAATGGAGCCGTGTTGAAAGTAAGGTCACTGTCGTCGTCCACTCGCACACTTGGGGAAAAGGTCTGGCCGTAGTCGAAGCTAACGGAAAAGTGTAAGATGTGGTTGAGAAAATTATTCATGAGCCGTGTACCGTCCCAGGCAATACCGATTAGGCCTCCTGGAGCAAGAGTCATACTTAACCTTCCCGTGGTCCACAAAGGGTCGTTGGCAAGTGTGCGAAAATTAAAACTCTGTCCGGAATCATCGCTTCGGGCTACTACAATCCCGCTTTGCCCGCCGGTTGTCCCGTGGTAAGCAACGTATACCCGCCCACTGTCATCCGCCGCAATATCTCCGGGAAAACCTCTCGTACCCGGTTCGCTGACCTGAACATTTGGCGTAAAAGTCTGGCCGCCATCATAGCTGGCGGAGGCAAAAACAGAATAGGGGTTAGTTCTATAATCAAGCCAAGCCACAAAAATATGGCCCTTGTTGTTGAGGGCTAACGCCGGAGCTGCCGCCCCTGCCGGGGCACCCGTATCATCGGTGACTCGAACCTGAGCGCCAAAGGAGGTGCCGCCGTTGGCCGATTTGCGGAAAAGGATGTCGCCGCCGTTCGCATAGACCAAGTAGATAACCCCGGCGCTGTCCACCCGCATCGAAGGATACCATCCGGCATCCGCATATACGTTCGACCCAAAGGTCTTCCCTCCATCCGGTGATTTGGCAAATAAAATCCAAGATCCGTAGGGATCGTACCGGTCTTCATGCCAAATTACGTACACGGTATCCCCCCGGTAGGCCGTGTAATGCTGACCGGTGCTGTAAAAGTAGAGAGAGTTACCATCGTATTCCCCGGATTCGGTTATTTTCACATCTGGAGAAAAAGCGTAGATACTGTCGGGTTGGCTGAAGGCGGCGGGTGCTAAAGCGAAAAAGAAGAATCCGGCCGACAATATGAGCTTCATTTTCGCATCCTTTAATCCCTTTCCTTAGTGGTAAGATGAAGCGGAAAAGTAGGTAGTCAAGAGATATCTATGAAATAAAAAAAGCGCCCGTACGGGCGCTTTTTCTAAGTTGTTTGGCTTAGAAATTTGCCCCCAAGACTTCCATCCGGTAATCCTCGATGTCCGCATCCCTTTGCAATTGCGCCAGCCAGGCATTCAAAGCGTCCGTGCGGCGTTTTTGATAGAGGGATTGGGTCGTCGAATCCTTGGCGGCGGCAAAACGGGCCGCATCATAGGGGAGATATTGCACCAATTCCCCCAAGGCGTAGCCCAAATCCGTGGGAACCGGAGGAATAAACCGCTGTTTTTGCTGGTGGGCGCGGATGACGGCTCCCAAAAAGGCGGGCGCATCTCCCATGCCCGGAACCCAAGCGCCCCACCCCCAAATATGCTCGGTGCCCACCGTGTCTCCAAATTGGGCGGCGGCTTTTTCAATGGGCGTGCCCTTTTGCAATAACTGCCAGATTTTGTCCGCTTTCTGCCGGGCCAATTCCATCGTTTTCCGGCGGAGCAGGTCCGCGCGGACCATGTTCCTCACCTCTTCGAACTTGGGAATGCCCGCGGCCAGCCGCTTTTGCACCTTCACCACCACGTACGCGCCCGGGACGTTGTACGCCGGGGATACGGCGCCCGGTTCGTTGGAAAAGACGAACTGGTTTATCTCCGTGAAAAAACCGATGCCTGTGATGGAGGCATCCCGGGTGAAGATATTGGAGGAGTCGATGACCAGCTGCATTTCGGCGGCCGTTTTTTCAAATCCCTCACCGGCGGCCCGGCGGGCAAAATTGTCGGCCATCGTTTTCATCGCCTCGGCCCCTTCCAGGTTGGGTTTGATGTTCACCAGAATATGGCTGGCGTGCACCTGTTCCTGGCCCTTTTGCTTTCTTTTGCCCCAGAGTTTGATGACATGCCAGCCGAAATCGGTCCGCACGGGCTGGGAAAGCTCCCCCGGTTTTAGGGCAAAGACGGCCGAGTCAAAAGCGGGAACCATCTGTCCGCGGACGAACCAGCCCAAGTCCCCGCCGTTTTTTCCCGCTGTGGGGTCCTCCGAATACTGACGGGCCAGCGCGGCAAAGGCGGTTGTGTCCAGGGCCTTCTGGGCCTGCAGCCGGAGGCGCAGCGCCTCGTCTTCCGCCCGGCGTTCATCCTCCTGGGCCGAGGTTTTGGGAAAGCGGACAAAGAGCACGTGCGCCCGCTCCGGCTGGCGGTATTTTTCCCTGTTCTTGTTGTATGCCGCCGTCAGTTCCTCGTCCGGCGTCTGAATCTGCGACCGGAACTGCTCCGTTCGCACCTGAAGGATTTTGACCTTGTAGTATTCGTTGTACTCCTTGTACCGGTTGACGATGTCTTGGTTGGAAACCCGGGCGGTGGAAAAAACGGAGTTGGAGAGCTTGAACTCCAAAATTTTGGGGCGCACCATCGCCTCGATTTGCGCCCAGAAGGGGCCCGCCGCCGGGTCTTTGGAGTTCATGATGGCCAGATACTTGTTGTAATCGAATTGCCCGTTCGTTTGAAAAACCTCCAGCTGCATCAGTTCGGGGACGGCGTAGTAGTATTTCTGCAGAAACTCCACGATTTCCCCGTCGGTTACTCCGAGGCCGTATCGTTCGACCTGTTGCCGCATCAAAACGTTTCGCAATAATTCCCGCCAGGCGTCGTAGTGCAGTTTGGCCCGCTGGTCCTCGGACATCTCGGTTTGGGGATTCTGGGCCTCCCATTGCTTGGCCAGCCGGTCAAAGTAGAAGAGATACTCGTCGGCGGTGATTTTTTCGCCGTTGACCTTGGCCACGTAATTTTTCATCTGTTGGGAGGCCGTGTACTGCATCCCCCAGGCGAAAACGATGGTGCCGAGAAAGGCGGCGATGACAATCCAAAGGACAATCTTGGTGTTTTTGCGCATGGTTTTCAGCATTTTTACTCCTTTTCTTTTTACACCTAAACAATCAAGCAGGGCCGCCGGCCGCGGCTCCTGCTTGAAGTAAAAGATATGAAAAAAACTCTATTTTGCAACCGCGCGGACGGTCCGCACGGCCCTTGAGCGCTACGGGAAGACCCCCAATTCCATATAGGAGGTGGCAATTTTATTGATGGAGGAAACAAAGGCGGCCGTGCGCAAATCGGGAATTTTGGGGTTTCCCCTCCAGACATCCAGAATCTGGTTGTAAGCCCCGATCATGGTTTCCTCCAGACCGGAGTTGACCAAATCAATCTCGTCGGCCCCCTTGGCGACAATCCGGCGCTCCGCCTCCGTGAACTTTTTGCCCGTGGTTTTCTCGATGGCGCCCAACAAACTGTCAAAAGCCCTTTCCTCAAACCGTTTTCCCATCCGCCCGAAGCGCACGTGCGAAAGGTTTTTCAACCACTCAAAATACGAAACGGTAACCCCGCCGGCGTTCAAGTACATGTCCGGAAGGACCAAAATACCCTTTTTCAACAAAACCTCCTCGGCCGCCGCCGTGGTGGGGCCGTTGGCCCCTTCGGCTATGATTTTGGCCTTGATTTTTGGGGCGTTGGCTTCCGTTATCTGGTTCTCCAGCGCGGCGGGAACGAGGATGTCGCACTCCAACTCCAAAGCCAAGGCCGAGGGGGTGACGTTTTTCGCCCCCGGAAAATTCAAAACGCCGCCGGTTTCCCGCCGGTGTTTAACGACCGCCTCCACGTCCAAGCCCTGGGGACTGTG
Proteins encoded in this region:
- a CDS encoding ABC transporter ATP-binding protein, with protein sequence MIEIIDLHKSFGKKVVLDGVNLTLRDGETVVIIGGSGTGKSVLLKHIIGLLEPDSGRIIVDGTDVGSVRGEELYHLRKKFGMVFQNGALFDSLTVAENVGLPLREHTNLKEEEILEIVREKLSLVGLSGVENQKPAELSGGMRKRVALARALVAEPEVMLYDEPTTGLDPIMADVINELILDLRKRLGNTAVVVTHDMASAFKVADRICMLFKGKIIWDGSPAETRESRDPVVQQFITGTSVGPIQVV
- the radA gene encoding DNA repair protein RadA; this encodes MPALKTKTAYVCQSCGTVEPRWLGRCPSCGGWNTFVEERVERKTSKPAASFEEPVALETVTNGEAGRIPTGIPEFDRVLGGGAVHGSAILVGGDPGIGKSTLLLQVAGKLARQGETVLYVSGEESLLQLKSRAQRLGIHQQGIWFLAETRLEVILEQLKKIKTKVLIFDSIQTISSGQLFSPPGSVGQLREVTQALIERVKVSGEILFLVGHVTKDGFLAGPKVLEHMVDTVLYFEGEKNHFYRILRGVKNRFGSTAEIGIFQMTEKGLAEVENPSGFFLGERAEAASGSVVVAALDGNRPLLLEVQALVAPTPWGTPQRVVGGFDARRLSLILAVLEKRLGLSFGTKDVFVNVAGGVKIEESACDLGFALALASSLEDIPFDSKSVAVGEVGLGGEIRGISQAEARVAEAQKMGFERILIPLTNAKGLRKFEIEVVGVRKMEEALKKGLK
- the tgt gene encoding tRNA guanosine(34) transglycosylase Tgt; this translates as MSAARSGLMKTSHGVFQTPAFAPVATAGSVKTLLFEEVRSLGAEIVLSNTYHLYLKPGVEVIRLGGGLHRFINWEGPILTDSGGFQAYRLSEFFDYQEEGVAFRSHWDGSPHFFSPEKVLEIQHIFGSDLIMPLDFCPPYPADEALVARSVRITTEWARRSKVWWDSHERMSHWGQKQALFGIVQGSTSPLWRKRSALELAELEFDGYALGGLSLGESKEETFSMVGVAVENLPADRVRYLMGMGTPVDLLFGIGQGIDLFDCALPTRNARNGTVYNWSGKLVLKGAGFKDDFGPIDERCGCAACQNYTRAYIRHLFNAKEITGMHLATLHNLWFYQELLGAAREKIRAGEFAAFRKQFIERYREEEA
- the yajC gene encoding preprotein translocase subunit YajC, with protein sequence MQILPLLLIIPIFYLFLIRPQQKKQKEHQRMLAELKKGDRVVTSSGIIGSIWGIDEKENKIVLKVGEETKIEFLRSAIAGKLES
- the def gene encoding peptide deformylase, which produces MVLEIRKYGDPVLRQRAEPVAVFDEKLARLAADMMATMEAANGVGLAGNQVGVLKRIFVADTASFELTGKKLAVVNPEIVFRSSEEVIEEEGCLSIPGVYAEVRRPKKIKLAGQNLKGERMELDAEDMIARVFCHETDHLNGVLFIDHLSALERDLLKGKLSELKKKAAL
- the fmt gene encoding methionyl-tRNA formyltransferase, with amino-acid sequence MRVVFMGTPEFALPCLEALVRSKHKPVGVVSAPPKPAGRGQKVKSSPVEVRARELGLAVQTPERLNDTGFLGWLRDLNPDVAAVVAFRYLPREVFALPRKGSVNLHASLLPKYRGAAPINWAIYNGERKTGVTTFLLDDRVDTGAILAQRECPIGPDETAGELAEKLSRLGAELLLETLDGLEAGTLIPVPQTEAGVTLAPKLKKEDGFILWERPALQVHNQIRAFSPAPGAFGKLGGEVIKIYRSRVLPSDAKNTAKRPGSWLCFDGRTGLAVCCGEGGVEILELSLEGRKKLTGPEFARGQKRLADKTFELKI
- a CDS encoding Rne/Rng family ribonuclease — its product is MIKNPLAWFKQKESKKQPPKLSKEIVINASEYETRIALLEEGRVMELMVERADRERIAGNIYKAKVNSILPGMQAAFLDIGLEKSAFLHVSDLAWHYGGQKDEEVEEFEEDAPAPERHRFRASIEEILKKGEEVLIQVVKEQIGTKGPRVTTELALPGRFIVLIPGGRSVRVSKRISNWAEKRRLKELVLKHLPAGFGVIIRTEGEGKEEKEFAADLKSLLHLWKRVSRLSPRVKAPALLHKESGSTVSVIRDLFTSDVDRLVCDNKDEYRQILRYLKEVAPDLRSKVVLYTEPVPIFDLYGIEPEIDKMLERKVWLKRGVYLVIDQTEALVTVDVNTGRFVGKDNQEQTIFRANMEAAKEIARQIRLRDIGGLIIVDFIDMPSREHRRRLFDEFRNAMKSDRSKYAISPISEFGLIEMTRERVRPSLIFTLSDSCPTCSGFGRILSRETLATKIERWFRRAKAGSNTRSFKLIIHPFLAEAVADGAGNRISGLAKSLKLDIDVIRDTFTPPDQFRVLEADTKKEVTEMFMK
- a CDS encoding sialidase family protein, producing the protein MKLILSAGFFFFALAPAAFSQPDSIYAFSPDVKITESGEYDGNSLYFYSTGQHYTAYRGDTVYVIWHEDRYDPYGSWILFAKSPDGGKTFGSNVYADAGWYPSMRVDSAGVIYLVYANGGDILFRKSANGGTSFGAQVRVTDDTGAPAGAAAPALALNNKGHIFVAWLDYRTNPYSVFASASYDGGQTFTPNVQVSEPGTRGFPGDIAADDSGRVYVAYHGTTGGQSGIVVARSDDSGQSFNFRTLANDPLWTTGRLSMTLAPGGLIGIAWDGTRLMNNFLNHILHFSVSFDYGQTFSPSVRVDDDSDLTFNTAPFDPSLAFTNDIFYVAYMREDSPFGKQKIFFSYSLDSGQSFAPSIDINVNTTDPNNRWRDRPGLAVNEAGKAFVAWRDGRYTNQIEFIQLLFGAPGKFVRLLKGDLNLDEMLTATDVVLEINAVFSGHSFPAPLQNADGNCSGDLSPTDVVLLLKAVFLTTAFPC
- a CDS encoding peptidylprolyl isomerase; this encodes MLKTMRKNTKIVLWIVIAAFLGTIVFAWGMQYTASQQMKNYVAKVNGEKITADEYLFYFDRLAKQWEAQNPQTEMSEDQRAKLHYDAWRELLRNVLMRQQVERYGLGVTDGEIVEFLQKYYYAVPELMQLEVFQTNGQFDYNKYLAIMNSKDPAAGPFWAQIEAMVRPKILEFKLSNSVFSTARVSNQDIVNRYKEYNEYYKVKILQVRTEQFRSQIQTPDEELTAAYNKNREKYRQPERAHVLFVRFPKTSAQEDERRAEDEALRLRLQAQKALDTTAFAALARQYSEDPTAGKNGGDLGWFVRGQMVPAFDSAVFALKPGELSQPVRTDFGWHVIKLWGKRKQKGQEQVHASHILVNIKPNLEGAEAMKTMADNFARRAAGEGFEKTAAEMQLVIDSSNIFTRDASITGIGFFTEINQFVFSNEPGAVSPAYNVPGAYVVVKVQKRLAAGIPKFEEVRNMVRADLLRRKTMELARQKADKIWQLLQKGTPIEKAAAQFGDTVGTEHIWGWGAWVPGMGDAPAFLGAVIRAHQQKQRFIPPVPTDLGYALGELVQYLPYDAARFAAAKDSTTQSLYQKRRTDALNAWLAQLQRDADIEDYRMEVLGANF